The following are encoded together in the Deltaproteobacteria bacterium genome:
- a CDS encoding DNA topoisomerase IV subunit A, protein MSGLDALMRRNFIDYASYAILDRAIPDLRDGLKPVQRRILHTLFEMHDGRYHKVANVIGETMKLHPHGDASIGDALVVLANKGLFIDRQGNFGNLLTGHPAAAARYIECRLTALALETLFNEALTEFVPSYDGRSREPVFLPAKLPLVLMLGADGIAVGMATRILPHNPIELLQAQIDLLEGRRITLHPDFPQGGLADVSEYDDGRGKVTVRARLDARDEKRIVIREIPFGTTTESVIASIEAAIGRGRVQIASIHDYTTDRVEIELQLPRGAYAEEVIPQLYAYTDCQVSVSSNIVVIDGRTPVERSASEVLKALTEQLRERIRAELEWEQGQLADRRHWLTLERIFIEKRVYRGLEDASTEEAVRERVVTGMKKHARLFVRPMDDDDLKRLLELRIRRISAYDLERSKAEEAEIEERLAATAKKLKHLTRTTVQWLQGLIDRYADEYPRRTRIGSFQEVDKKAVARATLKLSYDPESGFFGSAVKGEGFPLQVTEYDLVLGIADDGSFRVMAAPEKQLFTGKLLHCDVFDPEQGAEFTVVYRDAKRIPFAKRIRIERFIRNKEYALIKDKAGKVDLLIPGKASGQAWLRFVPAKRQRVKEATFDLGQLEPTGVTARGVRLAAKPVSQVKWLREEPKPAKTGKPRRTTGAKGEQTALF, encoded by the coding sequence GTGTCCGGCCTCGACGCGCTGATGCGCCGCAACTTCATCGACTACGCGAGCTACGCGATCCTCGACCGCGCGATCCCGGACCTGCGTGACGGGCTCAAGCCCGTGCAGCGGCGCATCCTGCACACGCTCTTCGAGATGCACGACGGCCGCTACCACAAGGTGGCCAACGTGATCGGCGAGACGATGAAGCTCCACCCCCACGGCGACGCCTCGATCGGCGACGCGCTCGTGGTGCTGGCCAACAAGGGCCTCTTCATCGACCGCCAGGGAAACTTCGGGAACCTGCTAACCGGCCACCCGGCTGCCGCCGCGCGCTACATCGAGTGCCGGCTCACCGCGCTCGCGCTCGAGACGCTCTTCAACGAAGCGCTCACCGAGTTCGTGCCGAGCTACGACGGCCGCAGCCGCGAGCCGGTCTTCCTGCCGGCCAAGCTGCCGCTCGTGCTGATGCTCGGCGCCGACGGGATCGCGGTGGGCATGGCGACCCGGATCCTGCCCCACAACCCGATCGAGCTCCTGCAGGCCCAGATCGACCTGCTCGAGGGGCGCCGGATCACCCTGCACCCCGATTTCCCGCAGGGCGGCCTCGCCGACGTCTCCGAGTACGACGACGGGCGCGGCAAGGTGACGGTGCGTGCGCGCCTCGACGCGCGCGACGAGAAGCGCATCGTGATCCGCGAGATCCCCTTCGGCACCACCACCGAGAGCGTGATCGCCTCGATCGAGGCCGCGATCGGGCGCGGGCGCGTGCAGATCGCCTCGATCCACGACTACACGACCGACCGGGTCGAGATCGAGCTCCAGCTCCCGCGCGGCGCCTACGCCGAGGAGGTGATCCCGCAGCTCTACGCCTACACCGACTGCCAGGTCTCCGTCTCGTCGAACATCGTCGTGATCGACGGGCGCACGCCGGTCGAGAGGAGCGCGAGCGAGGTCTTGAAGGCGCTCACGGAGCAGCTCCGCGAGCGGATCCGGGCCGAGCTCGAGTGGGAGCAGGGCCAGCTCGCCGACCGCCGGCACTGGCTCACCCTCGAGCGCATCTTCATCGAGAAGCGCGTCTACCGCGGGCTCGAGGACGCCAGCACCGAGGAGGCGGTGCGCGAGCGGGTCGTCACCGGCATGAAGAAGCACGCCCGGCTCTTCGTGCGCCCGATGGACGACGACGACCTGAAGCGCCTGCTCGAGCTGCGCATCCGCCGCATCTCGGCCTACGACCTCGAGCGCAGCAAGGCCGAGGAGGCAGAGATCGAGGAGCGCCTGGCCGCCACCGCGAAGAAGCTGAAGCACCTGACCCGCACCACGGTGCAGTGGCTCCAGGGCCTGATCGACCGCTACGCCGACGAGTACCCGCGCCGGACCCGGATCGGCTCCTTCCAGGAGGTCGACAAGAAGGCGGTGGCGCGCGCCACCTTGAAGCTCTCCTACGACCCGGAGAGCGGCTTCTTCGGGAGCGCGGTGAAGGGCGAGGGCTTCCCGCTCCAGGTCACCGAGTACGACCTCGTGCTCGGGATCGCCGACGACGGGAGCTTCCGGGTCATGGCCGCGCCCGAGAAGCAGCTCTTCACGGGCAAGCTGCTCCACTGCGACGTCTTCGACCCCGAGCAGGGCGCCGAGTTCACGGTCGTCTACCGCGACGCCAAGCGGATCCCCTTCGCCAAGCGCATCCGCATCGAGCGCTTCATCCGCAACAAGGAGTACGCGCTGATCAAGGACAAGGCGGGCAAGGTGGATCTCCTGATCCCGGGGAAGGCCAGCGGTCAGGCCTGGCTCAGGTTCGTGCCCGCCAAGCGCCAGCGTGTCAAGGAGGCGACCTTCGACCTCGGCCAGCTCGAGCCGACGGGCGTGACGGCGCGCGGCGTGCGCCTCGCGGCCAAGCCCGTCTCCCAGGTGAAGTGGCTGCGCGAGGAGCCGAAGCCGGCGAAGACAGGCAAGCCGCGCAGGACGACCGGCGCGAAGGGGGAGCAGACGGCCTTGTTCTGA